The Anolis sagrei isolate rAnoSag1 chromosome Y, rAnoSag1.mat, whole genome shotgun sequence genome contains a region encoding:
- the LOC132780222 gene encoding FXYD domain-containing ion transport regulator 5-like isoform X1 codes for MPGMPHAWCCEASAMKVFLLLGFMSLTTSLDAEASPASVIEQKEDAAGESTMEPQLFSTPSSYMAEGLADASTELNFLQELETTNANEAITTSETETSTMAIVTTNNMKTPRFAGVTPAEVPPDDQKMKTDFEKIDYNHDFFHYDYHFLRKWGLVAAAILFILGILILTCGKHGKFPRCRGKKRARTYDVAQA; via the exons ATGCCCGGCATGCCGCACGCCTGGTGTTGTGAAGCATCCGCCATGAAG GTTTTTCTTCTGCTTGGTTTTATGAGCCTTACAACTTCTTTGGATGCAGAAG CAAGCCCAGCTTCAGTTATTGAACAGAAGGAGGATGCTGCAGGTGAATCCACAATGGAACCCCAGTTGTTTTCAACAC CCTCATCTTATATGGCAGAGGGATTGGCAGATGCAAGTACTGAGCTGAACTTCCTGCAAGAACTTGAGACAACAAATG CAAATGAAGCGATAACTACATCTGAAACTGAAACATCAACAATGGCAATTGTCACCACCAACAATATGAAGACCCCAAGGTTTGCAG GAgtaactccagctgaagtgccaCCTGATGACCAGAAGATGAAAACAG actTTGAAAAGATCGATTACAATCATGATTTTTTCCATTATG ATTACCACTTCCTGCGCAAATGGGGTTTAGTAGCCGCTGCCATCTTGTTCATCCTTGGCATTCTCATTCTCACCT GTGGTAAACACGGGAAATTCCCAAGATGCCGTGGAAAGAAACGGGCAAG GACCTATGATGTGGCCCAGGCCTGA
- the LOC132780222 gene encoding FXYD domain-containing ion transport regulator 5-like isoform X2: MSLTTSLDAEASPASVIEQKEDAAGESTMEPQLFSTPSSYMAEGLADASTELNFLQELETTNANEAITTSETETSTMAIVTTNNMKTPRFAGVTPAEVPPDDQKMKTDFEKIDYNHDFFHYDYHFLRKWGLVAAAILFILGILILTCGKHGKFPRCRGKKRARTYDVAQA; the protein is encoded by the exons ATGAGCCTTACAACTTCTTTGGATGCAGAAG CAAGCCCAGCTTCAGTTATTGAACAGAAGGAGGATGCTGCAGGTGAATCCACAATGGAACCCCAGTTGTTTTCAACAC CCTCATCTTATATGGCAGAGGGATTGGCAGATGCAAGTACTGAGCTGAACTTCCTGCAAGAACTTGAGACAACAAATG CAAATGAAGCGATAACTACATCTGAAACTGAAACATCAACAATGGCAATTGTCACCACCAACAATATGAAGACCCCAAGGTTTGCAG GAgtaactccagctgaagtgccaCCTGATGACCAGAAGATGAAAACAG actTTGAAAAGATCGATTACAATCATGATTTTTTCCATTATG ATTACCACTTCCTGCGCAAATGGGGTTTAGTAGCCGCTGCCATCTTGTTCATCCTTGGCATTCTCATTCTCACCT GTGGTAAACACGGGAAATTCCCAAGATGCCGTGGAAAGAAACGGGCAAG GACCTATGATGTGGCCCAGGCCTGA